In Chitinophaga varians, the following are encoded in one genomic region:
- a CDS encoding T9SS type A sorting domain-containing protein, translated as MFRFPRILCTLVLLLSGAGRQLYAQLQLSQMVYVFGNIPSSYIGTGTIGNLGMGVTPSSQNWSLSSTPFSALPDGGPVVGTGVLYAPPYALFQNNSFAGSLSFSDIYPISGGRLMGDVNFYGGYKRLGSVEARWVYTMIAPNDIIPSMTPSSQTCATEMVYLSSPRNWPLFSDNLVQSSVVWEYSVDNGAVWKTLGSNSQEYATAYSYGFTGSQMPETQSGMINVRFRCRIKASYANKDYYSPYSAETNNYTFLPAGPRVDVTKLQKTSSCAGEQTGTIFIPGSAITSGYATIRWMLRPAGVTTPCDPDLAGGASACGDIIDWSNGNVPVSGGVTVNNVRKGSYTLWVINPSGTAGNCFTPIDVDIDDLPVLTAAQDVARSANPACYGATDGKITITASGGNAASGYFFTLKQNGTVVRAQQQSSGNSFTWTGLPAGNYTGEVKDGACAPVVPVNVQLTQPPQVKGQLTAQHPTCITPGNGSISVVADPGVTNYQYKLYKDAALLQQSAVTTSRTYTFGGLSNGDYSVEILNMDFPVCTGWSGTISLNAVPPLTLAQDARNMVTCFGGSDGSLKYSAGGGSGSYTFLLQRTGMPAVSNSTGIFNGLQAGTYTITVQNNVAGCNDAVSQPVTITEPPVLQVSLQTTNISCNGAQDGIVKSVVSGGSGFYIYKWEQLKNGVWTTNSFWFDTDTKIDALSTGTYRVTVADSRSANCSVQSGAVTITELPALQSGGVTITPAVCLADGATINISASGGDNIYTYFFTLNGTGYTAFTSGTKVYTAGSYRFRIRDGKGCTLDLPNAYDVSLPPAALGFTTQLSAYNGFQISCNGAADGKITVTAAGGNGGAYTGYQYKLNNGAYQPSNIFNGLTAGTYTISVKDARGCETSGSVTLVQPQMSVNATKQDVICFGQPTGSIITDIIGGAAPYRWQLNGTNVTGATATNLPAGNYALHVTDANGCTKDTTLTISHQYPALAFTAAAVTDIQCSGSTGSIAINAAGGDGSYQYRLSADNWATSQAYTSGAGLNAGVYALKVTDNHGCSLNYSSPLTITAPPASLSLFGVLSDYNGYNISCAGGDNGSVQLTATGGNGATYSGYTYAIDNGAFGPASLISGIKAGMHVFKVKDGRGCVATRNYSFTESAQALSIQLVGKQDVRCAAIPGGSITVAGSGGTGALLYSLNGTDWQPGPVFTGLTAGNYTVTVRDANSCGNTLPVQILSVNPAITIDNITRNDVICFGTPGAIQVQAHGGSGQLTNEYALNGGAYTAFTNTTPLGAGDYTVRVKDAIGCYSAVSNVVSITAPANPLAATVATSDFHGKQISCYGLSDGAFSLTTTGGNDGGYQGYLYSVNGGTYTGTTQYTGMPAGNYAVKIKDGRGCEITKNIVLQQPAAAVSLALSDITHLACGGIPTGSIALQTTGGTTPYAYTMNNGIPQASSIFSSLPVGNYTLSVKDINGCAATVVTTVKEMYPPVTATATVTPVRCYGEANGTIVLQPAGGDGNYNYQWNNAGVSGAQAQSLTAGSYTVNVTDGKGCGRSYSYEVTQPAALGLTVTGSQICDGVDDGTVAAMVQGGTQPYQYALNNGGWSAGNSFANLTAGEYALKVQDARGCGATGTTTIIKRNVKPDVNFLVASRKNAFDTLVIKEISLPAPDLVSWTFDPQAILLGYDRGTPLVRFTTAGTYWVAMKATFGECTYELRKDIQINAYDPLAGPSYSVPVSVIDTVMLSPNPNDGNFRFQIKLKRKQQVMVTVFDLNGRILAKLPYSPALQIDDRIALGSVNNGIFILRVVTENESRDVRFIVNR; from the coding sequence ATGTTTCGTTTCCCACGTATCCTGTGTACGCTGGTACTGCTATTGTCCGGTGCCGGCAGGCAATTGTATGCGCAGCTGCAGCTGTCGCAGATGGTCTATGTATTTGGTAATATTCCCTCCAGTTATATAGGAACGGGAACAATAGGCAATTTAGGAATGGGCGTCACGCCATCCTCACAAAACTGGAGCCTGTCTTCCACGCCCTTCAGCGCTTTGCCTGATGGCGGGCCTGTAGTAGGCACCGGGGTCTTGTATGCTCCGCCTTATGCACTTTTTCAGAACAATTCCTTTGCCGGCAGCCTTAGTTTTTCTGATATCTATCCCATTTCCGGAGGACGGCTCATGGGGGATGTCAATTTTTATGGTGGCTACAAAAGGCTTGGTTCCGTGGAAGCGCGCTGGGTATATACGATGATCGCGCCAAATGACATCATACCTTCCATGACTCCTTCCTCCCAGACCTGTGCCACGGAAATGGTTTACCTCAGCTCACCCCGCAACTGGCCGCTCTTTTCTGATAACCTGGTGCAATCATCGGTCGTCTGGGAGTATTCGGTTGATAATGGGGCCGTATGGAAAACGCTGGGAAGCAACAGCCAGGAGTATGCCACTGCCTATTCCTATGGTTTTACCGGCAGCCAGATGCCGGAAACGCAGAGCGGAATGATAAATGTCCGTTTCCGTTGCCGTATTAAAGCATCTTATGCCAACAAGGACTATTATTCCCCTTATTCTGCTGAAACCAATAACTACACCTTTCTGCCTGCCGGTCCCCGGGTAGATGTGACTAAACTCCAAAAGACGTCTTCCTGTGCGGGCGAGCAAACCGGTACGATCTTTATTCCCGGCAGCGCTATCACCAGCGGCTATGCCACCATACGCTGGATGCTGCGCCCCGCCGGCGTGACAACGCCCTGCGATCCTGACCTTGCCGGAGGCGCTTCTGCCTGCGGTGATATCATCGACTGGAGCAATGGTAATGTACCGGTATCAGGCGGTGTAACGGTGAACAATGTACGAAAAGGAAGTTATACGCTCTGGGTGATCAATCCGTCCGGAACGGCCGGAAATTGTTTTACGCCCATTGATGTGGATATAGACGACCTGCCGGTGCTCACGGCCGCGCAGGATGTGGCCCGGTCTGCCAATCCGGCCTGCTATGGTGCTACCGACGGTAAAATTACGATCACTGCCTCCGGCGGAAACGCCGCCAGCGGCTATTTCTTTACCCTCAAACAAAACGGCACGGTGGTACGTGCCCAGCAACAGTCGTCCGGAAACAGTTTTACCTGGACCGGCTTGCCTGCCGGCAATTATACGGGAGAAGTGAAAGACGGCGCCTGTGCTCCGGTGGTCCCGGTAAATGTGCAACTCACGCAGCCGCCGCAGGTAAAAGGACAGTTGACGGCGCAACATCCCACCTGTATCACCCCGGGCAACGGCAGTATCAGCGTTGTGGCCGATCCCGGTGTTACCAACTATCAGTATAAACTATATAAAGACGCTGCACTGCTGCAACAGAGCGCTGTTACCACTTCGCGCACCTACACTTTTGGAGGGCTAAGCAATGGAGACTACTCCGTTGAAATCCTGAACATGGACTTCCCCGTTTGTACCGGGTGGAGTGGTACCATCAGTCTGAACGCCGTGCCCCCCTTAACGTTGGCACAGGATGCCCGCAATATGGTCACCTGTTTCGGTGGAAGTGACGGGTCGCTGAAATACTCAGCTGGCGGCGGTTCCGGCAGTTATACGTTTTTGCTGCAGCGCACCGGTATGCCTGCGGTGAGCAACAGCACCGGTATTTTTAATGGTTTGCAGGCCGGCACTTATACCATTACCGTGCAAAACAACGTGGCCGGCTGTAACGACGCTGTGTCGCAGCCGGTAACAATCACAGAACCACCGGTGCTGCAAGTCAGCTTGCAAACAACCAATATCAGCTGTAATGGCGCGCAGGACGGCATCGTGAAGTCGGTGGTCAGCGGTGGTTCCGGCTTCTATATCTACAAATGGGAGCAGCTGAAAAACGGCGTCTGGACCACCAATTCCTTCTGGTTTGACACTGACACCAAAATAGACGCACTTAGTACCGGCACTTATCGTGTAACCGTTGCAGATAGTAGGTCTGCCAACTGTTCCGTACAGTCTGGCGCAGTGACGATCACGGAGCTGCCGGCCTTACAATCAGGCGGGGTAACGATCACCCCGGCGGTCTGCCTGGCTGATGGCGCTACTATTAATATCTCCGCCAGCGGGGGAGATAATATCTACACTTATTTCTTTACACTGAACGGGACCGGCTATACGGCCTTTACATCAGGCACGAAGGTGTATACGGCTGGCAGCTATCGATTCCGCATCAGAGACGGCAAAGGTTGTACCCTGGACCTGCCCAATGCCTACGATGTGAGTCTGCCACCGGCAGCATTGGGTTTTACCACACAACTGTCGGCTTACAACGGATTTCAGATATCCTGTAACGGCGCGGCAGATGGTAAAATCACCGTAACAGCAGCGGGTGGTAACGGTGGTGCCTATACGGGATATCAATATAAACTGAACAACGGCGCCTATCAACCATCAAACATATTCAACGGTTTAACAGCCGGTACCTATACCATCAGCGTAAAGGATGCCCGTGGCTGTGAGACATCCGGCAGCGTAACGTTGGTACAGCCACAAATGAGCGTCAACGCTACCAAACAGGACGTGATCTGCTTTGGTCAGCCCACCGGTAGCATCATTACCGATATTATCGGTGGTGCTGCGCCTTACCGTTGGCAGCTCAATGGGACTAACGTTACCGGCGCTACGGCAACCAATCTGCCTGCCGGCAATTATGCCCTGCATGTCACCGACGCCAACGGTTGTACAAAAGACACTACACTGACGATCAGTCACCAGTATCCTGCGCTGGCCTTTACGGCAGCTGCAGTAACGGATATACAATGTTCCGGCAGCACAGGCAGCATTGCCATAAATGCCGCCGGCGGAGATGGCAGCTATCAGTACCGCCTGAGCGCGGACAACTGGGCCACGTCGCAGGCTTATACCAGCGGGGCCGGACTGAATGCCGGTGTTTATGCATTAAAAGTGACGGACAATCACGGTTGCAGCCTTAACTACAGCAGCCCGCTGACCATCACCGCGCCCCCGGCTTCACTGTCGCTCTTCGGGGTGTTGTCAGATTATAACGGATATAATATTTCCTGCGCCGGCGGTGATAACGGCTCTGTACAATTGACGGCCACGGGCGGCAACGGGGCCACATATAGCGGATATACGTACGCTATCGACAACGGTGCTTTTGGCCCGGCATCGCTGATTTCCGGTATTAAAGCGGGTATGCATGTGTTTAAAGTGAAAGACGGCCGTGGCTGCGTGGCCACACGAAACTATAGCTTTACCGAGTCTGCACAGGCATTGAGCATACAGCTGGTAGGCAAACAGGATGTACGTTGCGCGGCAATTCCGGGCGGCAGTATTACGGTAGCCGGCAGCGGCGGCACGGGTGCTTTGTTGTACAGCCTGAACGGCACTGACTGGCAACCCGGCCCTGTGTTTACCGGCCTTACTGCCGGTAACTATACCGTCACTGTGCGGGACGCGAATAGCTGCGGTAACACATTGCCGGTGCAAATACTGTCTGTAAACCCGGCTATTACCATAGACAACATCACACGAAACGATGTTATCTGTTTCGGTACGCCTGGCGCCATTCAGGTACAGGCCCATGGCGGCAGCGGCCAGCTGACCAATGAATACGCGCTGAACGGCGGCGCCTATACGGCATTTACCAATACTACGCCATTGGGTGCGGGTGATTATACTGTCCGGGTAAAGGATGCGATTGGCTGTTATTCCGCCGTAAGCAATGTGGTGTCCATCACCGCGCCTGCAAATCCTTTGGCAGCAACGGTCGCTACTTCAGACTTCCACGGAAAACAGATATCCTGCTATGGCTTATCAGACGGCGCTTTTAGCCTGACTACCACTGGCGGGAATGATGGCGGCTATCAGGGATATTTGTACAGTGTTAACGGTGGCACCTATACGGGTACTACACAATACACCGGTATGCCGGCCGGCAACTATGCTGTGAAAATAAAAGACGGCCGCGGTTGTGAAATTACTAAAAACATTGTGCTGCAACAGCCGGCGGCAGCGGTATCGCTCGCCCTGTCCGATATCACCCATCTGGCCTGTGGCGGTATCCCAACCGGCAGCATCGCGCTGCAAACAACCGGAGGCACTACACCTTATGCCTATACGATGAACAACGGAATACCGCAGGCATCATCAATATTCAGTTCCCTGCCGGTAGGCAATTATACCCTGTCGGTAAAAGATATAAACGGTTGCGCGGCAACGGTGGTCACCACAGTGAAGGAAATGTACCCGCCGGTGACGGCCACGGCTACGGTGACGCCAGTACGTTGTTACGGCGAAGCTAACGGCACTATTGTATTGCAGCCGGCTGGTGGTGATGGCAACTATAACTATCAGTGGAATAACGCAGGGGTGAGCGGCGCGCAGGCGCAAAGCCTTACTGCTGGCAGCTATACCGTCAATGTAACGGACGGAAAAGGCTGCGGCCGGTCATACAGCTATGAGGTGACGCAGCCGGCAGCCCTGGGGCTGACCGTCACCGGTTCGCAGATATGCGACGGCGTGGACGATGGCACCGTGGCAGCTATGGTACAAGGCGGCACCCAGCCTTATCAGTATGCGCTGAACAACGGCGGCTGGTCTGCCGGTAACAGTTTTGCCAACCTCACAGCAGGGGAGTACGCCCTGAAAGTACAGGATGCCCGAGGTTGTGGCGCCACCGGTACAACCACTATCATTAAACGGAATGTGAAGCCGGACGTCAACTTCCTGGTGGCCTCCCGGAAAAATGCTTTCGATACGCTGGTGATCAAGGAAATCAGTCTGCCGGCGCCGGACCTGGTAAGCTGGACGTTCGATCCGCAGGCGATTCTGCTGGGCTATGACCGCGGTACGCCACTGGTCCGCTTTACCACCGCAGGTACTTACTGGGTGGCCATGAAAGCCACTTTCGGAGAATGTACCTATGAGCTGCGCAAAGACATTCAGATCAACGCCTACGACCCGCTCGCCGGTCCGTCATACAGTGTGCCCGTTTCCGTGATAGATACGGTGATGTTGTCGCCCAATCCGAATGACGGCAATTTCCGTTTCCAGATAAAACTGAAACGCAAACAGCAGGTAATGGTGACCGTGTTCGACCTGAACGGGCGTATCCTGGCGAAGCTGCCCTATAGTCCTGCCTTGCAGATTGACGACCGCATTGCGTTGGGAAGCGTCAACAACGGCATCTTCATCCTGCGGGTGGTGACTGAAAACGAAAGCAGGGATGTACGGTTTATTGTCAATCGCTAA
- a CDS encoding DoxX family protein has protein sequence MKKTTVLYWIFTGLLAAGFTMSAIPDALSVPEAKAIFQHLGYPMYLLPFLGIAKLLAVIAIVTPGHPRLKEWAYAGLTFDITGAFYSSIAIGEGASAWPIIIFYGVLAASYIYHHKKLKESGASKLSVA, from the coding sequence ATGAAAAAGACAACTGTTCTCTATTGGATTTTCACCGGTTTACTGGCCGCGGGTTTCACCATGTCTGCCATACCGGACGCTTTATCTGTACCGGAAGCCAAAGCTATCTTTCAGCATCTCGGCTATCCGATGTATCTCCTGCCTTTCCTGGGCATAGCCAAGCTGCTGGCCGTTATTGCGATTGTAACACCCGGCCATCCGCGGCTGAAGGAGTGGGCTTATGCGGGCCTGACATTTGATATCACCGGCGCGTTCTATTCCAGCATCGCCATCGGGGAAGGCGCTTCCGCCTGGCCCATCATCATCTTCTATGGCGTACTGGCGGCCTCTTATATTTATCATCATAAAAAGCTGAAAGAGAGCGGTGCATCCAAATTATCGGTTGCTTAA
- a CDS encoding ArsR/SmtB family transcription factor, whose translation MRRDVFQAIADPTRREIIQMIATTPLNVNTVAENFDVSRTAVYKHIKILTECGLIVMRQKGRERYCEAQLERLQEVADWAELYKKMWSARFGLLDNVLAGMQANDKKPGRKK comes from the coding sequence ATGAGACGAGATGTGTTCCAGGCTATCGCTGATCCGACAAGAAGGGAGATAATACAAATGATTGCCACTACCCCATTGAATGTTAACACTGTGGCAGAGAATTTTGACGTCAGCCGGACGGCTGTTTACAAGCACATTAAAATACTGACGGAATGCGGATTGATCGTGATGCGGCAAAAGGGACGGGAACGCTACTGCGAGGCGCAGCTGGAGCGGTTGCAGGAGGTGGCTGACTGGGCAGAGCTGTACAAAAAGATGTGGAGCGCGCGTTTCGGGTTGCTGGACAATGTGCTGGCAGGCATGCAGGCCAATGACAAAAAGCCGGGCAGGAAAAAGTGA
- a CDS encoding lactonase family protein, which yields MIKRIQLLCLLILGISQLLAAQQYYLFIGSYNRDKSKPGIYIYRFNPNDGGLQPVSTVSDVLNPAYLVPSADGNYLYACTEAQTPGAGGVNSYAFNRETGQATWLSTQPAGGENPVYITEHNSHRWLAVAHYTGGSAAVFPVENGRIGKAAQVVAFKDSSLTDRQRSSHVHSAVLDPAHRFLFLPDLGADKIRCFAFDAEAAQPLQAATPPFTATIPGSGPRHFTFHPQQPFAYSIEELSGMVSVYRYADGRLDSLQRITAHRTRKKDIDYSGADIHVSPDGRFLYASVRAKENIITIYAINQATGLLSRIGYQSTGGGHPRNFVIDPTGKYLLVANQISNNVVVFERNIQTGLLKQTGTELTMPAPSCLQIKAY from the coding sequence TTGATAAAGAGAATCCAATTGTTGTGCCTGCTGATATTAGGCATCAGCCAGCTGCTCGCCGCACAGCAGTATTATTTGTTCATCGGTTCCTATAACCGCGATAAAAGCAAGCCAGGCATCTACATTTATCGTTTTAATCCGAACGATGGCGGGTTGCAGCCGGTCAGCACAGTAAGTGATGTCCTGAACCCGGCTTACCTGGTGCCTTCGGCAGATGGCAACTACCTCTACGCCTGTACGGAGGCGCAAACGCCGGGGGCAGGCGGTGTTAACAGCTATGCCTTTAATCGGGAAACAGGGCAGGCCACATGGCTTAGCACGCAGCCGGCAGGTGGGGAAAACCCGGTATACATTACGGAGCATAATAGTCATCGCTGGCTGGCGGTGGCACATTATACCGGTGGCAGCGCCGCGGTGTTTCCTGTTGAAAACGGCCGCATTGGCAAAGCTGCGCAGGTAGTGGCTTTCAAAGACAGTAGCCTGACAGACCGGCAACGGAGTTCACATGTGCACTCGGCGGTATTGGACCCGGCACACCGTTTCCTTTTCCTGCCCGATCTGGGCGCTGACAAAATCCGTTGTTTTGCTTTTGATGCCGAAGCTGCGCAACCGTTGCAGGCGGCCACACCTCCCTTTACCGCTACTATTCCGGGCAGCGGCCCGCGGCATTTTACGTTTCATCCGCAGCAGCCTTTTGCGTACAGCATAGAGGAACTGTCAGGGATGGTAAGTGTCTACCGCTATGCCGATGGCCGGCTCGACAGCCTGCAGCGGATAACGGCACACCGTACACGAAAAAAGGATATCGATTACAGCGGCGCAGATATTCATGTATCACCTGATGGCCGTTTTTTATATGCGTCTGTCCGGGCGAAGGAAAATATCATCACCATATACGCCATTAACCAGGCCACAGGCCTGCTCTCCAGGATAGGCTACCAATCCACCGGCGGTGGTCATCCGCGTAATTTTGTGATCGACCCTACCGGTAAATATCTCCTGGTGGCTAATCAGATCAGTAACAATGTAGTGGTGTTTGAACGTAATATACAAACAGGCCTGTTGAAGCAAACAGGAACAGAGCTGACCATGCCGGCGCCTTCCTGCCTGCAGATCAAAGCCTATTAA
- a CDS encoding NAD-dependent epimerase/dehydratase family protein: MKIAITGATGFIGSVLTPLLLARGHQLRIHARKTPSPVTGITYVNGSLSDPDFVARFVEDMDVVIHMAAVISLSDVPDMDAFHFNTVSTRLLAEAAQRASVRRFLFVSSITAYEQAPYDTPMDETRPYTQGMRYSYDHSKAVAQEAALACNGPELEVIVLAPTAVIGPFDQRPSLIGDAVVRIYRGRIPAIFPGGVDFVDVRQVAQAIVQALTAGTPGQAYILSGEWMTLKTLSAHIAKIKGKRIFLPVLPLWLIMGLLPLVRAFSRLTGGAPFYTRQSVYNLIRSNRKIDSSKARRELGFNPGSLTAVLQDTIAWFKENKMLP, encoded by the coding sequence ATGAAAATCGCAATCACCGGCGCAACGGGTTTTATCGGCTCCGTATTAACGCCGTTGCTGCTGGCCCGGGGACATCAGTTGAGAATCCACGCCCGCAAGACACCATCACCGGTTACCGGCATTACCTATGTAAACGGCTCATTGTCAGATCCTGATTTTGTTGCGCGCTTTGTGGAGGATATGGATGTTGTGATTCACATGGCTGCGGTGATCTCGCTGAGCGATGTTCCTGATATGGATGCGTTCCACTTTAATACTGTCAGTACCCGGCTGCTGGCGGAAGCCGCGCAGCGGGCCAGTGTCCGGCGTTTTTTATTTGTCAGTTCCATTACTGCGTACGAACAAGCTCCTTATGATACGCCGATGGATGAAACCCGTCCCTATACACAGGGTATGCGTTACAGTTATGACCATTCCAAGGCGGTGGCGCAGGAGGCGGCACTGGCCTGTAACGGTCCGGAGCTGGAAGTGATCGTGCTGGCGCCTACGGCCGTGATAGGACCGTTTGACCAGCGTCCTTCTTTGATCGGCGACGCGGTGGTCCGTATTTACCGCGGGAGGATACCGGCGATATTTCCCGGGGGCGTTGATTTTGTGGACGTCAGGCAGGTGGCGCAGGCAATTGTACAGGCGCTGACAGCCGGCACACCGGGGCAGGCCTATATCCTCAGCGGTGAATGGATGACATTAAAAACATTGTCCGCCCATATCGCAAAGATTAAAGGGAAACGTATATTCCTGCCCGTATTGCCATTGTGGCTGATTATGGGACTGCTGCCACTCGTACGGGCCTTTTCGCGGCTGACGGGCGGCGCTCCGTTTTATACCAGGCAATCGGTTTATAACCTTATTCGCAGCAATCGCAAAATAGATAGCAGCAAAGCCCGCAGGGAACTGGGGTTTAATCCCGGCAGCCTAACCGCTGTTTTGCAGGATACTATCGCGTGGTTTAAAGAAAACAAGATGCTCCCATGA
- a CDS encoding multicopper oxidase domain-containing protein, translating into MKQLFALLLLLFTTHTVLAQKTIRYDLYVGDTMVHYSGKMKHALAINGTIPGPTLHFTEGDTAEIYVHNTLHEETSIHWHGLILPNQEDGVPYLTTQPIKAGQTHKFRFPIVQHGTYWYHSHTMFQEQSGMYGSIVFHKRDAAPQKEEVVLLSDWTDIHPHQVNRMLHNASDWFAIKKGSTQSYTEAIKKGYFGTKVANEWKRMNAMDVSDVYYERFLTNGQPQATAPTYKAGDKVRLRVINGSSSTYFWLSYGGGKLTVVANDGADVEPVEVDRLLVGVSETYDVIVTIPDNKSYEFLATAEDRTNSTSLWLGTGDKVAARHLPKLKYFEGMKMMNDMMRMDGNLDTSGGMMMTNQTMDMNTVMYPEITNPDSTTGDIVTLNYGMLKAPEKTTLPAGPTREFKFELTGNMNRYVWTINNKTVSETDKILIKKGENVRIVLYNNTMMRHPMHLHGHFFRVLNGQGEYSPLKTVLDIMPMEVDTIEFSATESGDWFFHCHILYHMMSGMGRVFSYEDSPPNPQVPDPAKAYRMLKRDDRMLHLMAQVGLESNGSDGEIMLANTRYRLSAEWRLGLNDRHGYENETHFGRYFGKNQWLLGYVGWDVRYRKMGDDDEKNLFGQRNTKDFRQVLHLGVQYTLPMLILADASLDTDGRLRIQLMRDDVPVTKRLRFNFMVNTDKEYMAGFRYIFTRHFSLSTHYDSDMGIGAGITLSY; encoded by the coding sequence ATGAAACAGCTTTTCGCACTACTCCTACTGCTTTTTACCACACACACCGTCCTTGCACAAAAAACCATCCGTTACGATCTTTACGTGGGCGATACCATGGTCCACTATTCCGGTAAAATGAAGCACGCACTGGCCATTAACGGTACCATTCCCGGTCCTACCCTGCACTTCACCGAAGGAGATACTGCCGAAATATATGTTCACAACACCCTGCATGAAGAAACTTCCATCCACTGGCATGGCCTGATACTGCCCAACCAGGAAGATGGTGTCCCCTACCTGACCACTCAACCTATTAAAGCCGGACAAACACATAAATTCCGTTTCCCGATAGTACAACACGGTACCTACTGGTACCATAGCCATACCATGTTCCAGGAACAAAGCGGCATGTACGGCTCTATCGTTTTTCATAAAAGAGATGCCGCCCCGCAAAAGGAAGAAGTTGTATTGCTAAGTGACTGGACCGACATCCATCCGCACCAGGTTAACCGCATGCTGCATAATGCAAGCGATTGGTTCGCCATCAAAAAAGGATCTACCCAGAGTTACACCGAAGCCATTAAAAAAGGATATTTCGGCACTAAGGTCGCCAACGAATGGAAACGCATGAACGCCATGGACGTGAGCGATGTGTATTACGAACGTTTCCTCACCAACGGTCAGCCTCAGGCCACAGCGCCCACCTACAAAGCCGGCGATAAGGTACGGTTGCGCGTTATCAACGGCAGCTCCTCCACCTATTTCTGGCTCAGCTACGGCGGCGGTAAACTCACCGTGGTGGCCAACGACGGCGCAGATGTAGAGCCCGTGGAAGTAGACCGTTTACTCGTTGGCGTGTCCGAAACATACGACGTGATCGTGACCATCCCGGACAATAAAAGTTACGAGTTCCTCGCCACCGCCGAAGACCGCACCAACAGCACCTCGCTTTGGTTAGGCACCGGTGATAAGGTAGCAGCCCGTCATCTCCCTAAACTCAAATACTTCGAAGGGATGAAAATGATGAACGATATGATGCGCATGGACGGTAACCTCGATACCAGCGGCGGCATGATGATGACCAACCAGACAATGGACATGAACACCGTCATGTATCCGGAAATCACCAACCCCGATTCCACCACCGGCGATATCGTGACGCTCAACTATGGTATGCTCAAAGCACCGGAAAAAACCACGCTGCCCGCCGGTCCCACCAGGGAGTTTAAGTTTGAGCTGACCGGCAATATGAACCGGTACGTATGGACCATCAACAATAAAACTGTTTCCGAGACTGATAAAATCCTGATCAAAAAAGGAGAAAATGTCCGCATCGTTCTGTACAACAATACTATGATGCGCCACCCCATGCACCTGCATGGCCACTTCTTCCGGGTACTCAACGGCCAGGGTGAATACTCTCCGCTGAAAACCGTGCTGGACATCATGCCTATGGAAGTGGACACCATCGAGTTTTCAGCCACAGAGAGCGGCGACTGGTTCTTCCATTGCCATATCCTGTACCACATGATGAGTGGTATGGGCCGTGTATTCAGCTATGAAGACTCTCCTCCCAACCCACAGGTACCTGATCCGGCGAAAGCCTACCGCATGCTGAAACGCGACGACCGTATGTTGCATCTCATGGCCCAGGTAGGGCTGGAAAGCAACGGCAGCGACGGTGAAATCATGCTGGCCAACACCCGCTACCGCCTCTCCGCCGAATGGCGTTTAGGCCTCAACGATAGACACGGCTACGAAAACGAAACACACTTCGGCCGGTACTTCGGTAAAAACCAATGGCTGCTTGGCTACGTAGGCTGGGATGTACGCTACCGCAAAATGGGCGACGACGACGAAAAAAATCTCTTCGGCCAGCGCAACACCAAAGACTTCCGTCAGGTACTGCACCTGGGCGTACAATACACATTACCCATGCTCATCCTGGCAGACGCCTCCCTTGATACCGACGGCAGGCTGCGTATACAACTGATGCGCGACGATGTGCCCGTCACGAAAAGACTACGGTTCAACTTCATGGTCAATACCGACAAGGAATACATGGCCGGCTTCCGGTACATCTTCACCCGCCATTTTTCCCTTTCTACGCACTATGACAGCGATATGGGGATCGGCGCAGGGATAACGTTGTCGTATTGA
- a CDS encoding DUF3347 domain-containing protein, which yields MKKFILAASMLTALFQFRGEAQDKGQSPLLTNYYSIKDALVSGNADNAASAAASFAQAAKTSDASVKDKLIADASGISGTKDLARQREAFKALSDDLYQLAKSSKLSDQPIYQDYCPMKKASWLSNSTAIKNPYYGSQMLSCGKINDTIK from the coding sequence ATGAAAAAGTTTATTCTTGCCGCATCTATGCTCACCGCCCTCTTTCAGTTCCGTGGTGAAGCCCAGGACAAAGGACAGTCCCCGCTCCTGACCAATTACTACAGCATCAAGGATGCACTGGTAAGCGGTAACGCCGATAACGCAGCCAGCGCAGCCGCCTCTTTCGCTCAGGCAGCTAAAACATCAGACGCGTCCGTTAAAGACAAGCTGATCGCCGATGCGTCCGGTATCTCCGGTACCAAAGACCTGGCCCGTCAGCGGGAAGCATTCAAAGCCCTGTCCGACGACCTGTACCAGCTGGCTAAATCCTCCAAACTGTCAGACCAGCCGATATACCAGGACTATTGTCCCATGAAAAAGGCTTCCTGGCTGAGCAACAGCACCGCCATCAAAAACCCGTACTACGGCAGTCAGATGCTGAGCTGCGGTAAAATAAACGACACCATCAAATAA